GAAACGATTTATTTCTTTGTGCGTTTTATTCTCAATCTATTCCATATTTCTTTTCCTAGTAGTTCCCAACTAATTACACAAAACACGGATAGAAAAACAAATAGCAATATACATATCTTCATTCCAATACTAGAAGCTTCCAAAGGAATTACTGCCGGTTCAACAACTGCAAATACAGGTTTTTCTTCCTGCACTTTTGCTCTAGCTACTTGCAACTGATTAGCCACTTGACTATATACTTGATAAGCCAGACTCATATCATTTTGTAATCTTTCCTGTTCAGTACGTACACTTTGAAGAATCAGATTATTATGAGTATCCATATAGCTAGCATATTTCTTTTGTGCAATATAATATTCTAACCGACGTTCTTTGAATAATCTTTCCAAATAAGCACAGTCTTCTTTAGCTTTAGAAGTACGATAATTAATAATATATTCTTGTAATTTATGAATTACAGAATCAGCAACAATCGCAGCAATCTCCGGATCTTGTAAAGTTACAGAGATACTAGTAATAGCAGTTTTATTATTCACTGATGCAGTTATTGCTTTTCTTAATGAACTTATTTTATCTGTTTCTTCTCTTGTCAATTCAATAGTTGTTTTTTTTATTTCTCCGATAGTAATAATATTATTTTCATTTGTGAATAAAGCCTTCACACCACTAATAATAATACCTGGCATAGTAATCACATAATTCCACCAAGGAGAAGATTGTTCACCCAAATAGGCTTCCAAAGTATTATTCGATTCCGCAGAAGATATACCAATTTTCATCCGCAAAAGCTCTAATAAAAAAGGAGTAGAAGCTACAATATCAGATGAAAGAGAGGCATTTAAAGCATCCAAATTCTCCCCCAAACTAGCTCCACTTCCCAAAAAAGAAGCCGCAAGTCCTGCTAAGCCATTTCCACCTTTAGAGCTACCCATTTCAGGAGATAATGTAACTTTTACCGTATATTGTTTTGGAATACTCAATGCTACAATAATACCAACAAGCATCCCTATTCCCACAGCCTTATATATCGTTTTACGAATGTCAATTATATTGCGGAAAATATCAATTAAACCAACTTCCATTCCATTTCGATGTTTCTCACTCTCTCCCAATGATGAGTTCCCATTACTAAC
The nucleotide sequence above comes from Bacteroides caccae. Encoded proteins:
- a CDS encoding GumC domain-containing protein is translated as MIENQYVSNGNSSLGESEKHRNGMEVGLIDIFRNIIDIRKTIYKAVGIGMLVGIIVALSIPKQYTVKVTLSPEMGSSKGGNGLAGLAASFLGSGASLGENLDALNASLSSDIVASTPFLLELLRMKIGISSAESNNTLEAYLGEQSSPWWNYVITMPGIIISGVKALFTNENNIITIGEIKKTTIELTREETDKISSLRKAITASVNNKTAITSISVTLQDPEIAAIVADSVIHKLQEYIINYRTSKAKEDCAYLERLFKERRLEYYIAQKKYASYMDTHNNLILQSVRTEQERLQNDMSLAYQVYSQVANQLQVARAKVQEEKPVFAVVEPAVIPLEASSIGMKICILLFVFLSVFCVISWELLGKEIWNRLRIKRTKK